A DNA window from Ipomoea triloba cultivar NCNSP0323 chromosome 10, ASM357664v1 contains the following coding sequences:
- the LOC116031722 gene encoding peptidyl-prolyl cis-trans isomerase FKBP17-1, chloroplastic-like isoform X1, producing MAKMTMMKWALPISTDSTPQTCVLIPIPAIPSSSSLCTTKSRRDFSLSAITISFSALIFSNAQIPNSWAKPEPPRFAELPNSGGVKALDLRIGDGEVPFDGDEVAIHYYGRLAAKQGWRFDSTYDHKDETGEPVPFCFILGSGKVIAGIESAVKSMKVGGVRRVVIPPSQGYQNTSQEPIPPNFFDRQRLFTTIFNPTRLANGEGSTLGTLIFDIELVSLRHQI from the exons ATGGCGAAGATGACGATGATGAAATGGGCCTTACCAATATCCACTGATTCCACTCCCCAAACTTGTGTTCTTATACCAATCCCAGCAATACCGTCGTCTTCTTCTTTGTGCACAACGAAATCAAGAAGAGACTTCTCTCTTTCCGCAATCACCATATCTTTCTCTGCTCTAATATTCTCTAACGCCCAGATTCCCAACTCCTGGGCCAAACCCGAGCCTCCGCGGTTCGCCGAGCTCCCGAATTCCGGCGGCGTTAAGGCCTTGGATCTCCGCATTGGCGACGGGGAAGTTCCCTTTGATGGCGATGAG GTTGCAATTCATTACTATGGGAGACTTGCTGCAAAACAAGGGTGGCGTTTTGACTCTACTTATGATCACAAAGACGAAACTGGTGAACCAGTTCCATTTTGTTTCATCCTTGGTTCAGGCAAA GTTATAGCAGGAATTGAAAGTGCTGTGAAATCAATGAAAGTAGGTGGTGTTCGTCGAGTTGTTATTCCACCATCTCAAGGATACCAGAATACCTCCCAAGAACCTATACCACCCAAT tTCTTTGATAGGCAGAGGCTCTTTACAACGATCTTCAATCCAACCCGTCTTGCCAATGGAGAGGGCTCAACATTGGGTACTCTCATATTTGATATTGAATTGGTCAGCTTGAGACACCA GATTTAA
- the LOC116031722 gene encoding peptidyl-prolyl cis-trans isomerase FKBP17-1, chloroplastic-like isoform X2: MAKMTMMKWALPISTDSTPQTCVLIPIPAIPSSSSLCTTKSRRDFSLSAITISFSALIFSNAQIPNSWAKPEPPRFAELPNSGGVKALDLRIGDGEVPFDGDEVAIHYYGRLAAKQGWRFDSTYDHKDETGEPVPFCFILGSGKVIAGIESAVKSMKVGGVRRVVIPPSQGYQNTSQEPIPPNFFDRQRLFTTIFNPTRLANGEGSTLGTLIFDIELVSLRHQ; this comes from the exons ATGGCGAAGATGACGATGATGAAATGGGCCTTACCAATATCCACTGATTCCACTCCCCAAACTTGTGTTCTTATACCAATCCCAGCAATACCGTCGTCTTCTTCTTTGTGCACAACGAAATCAAGAAGAGACTTCTCTCTTTCCGCAATCACCATATCTTTCTCTGCTCTAATATTCTCTAACGCCCAGATTCCCAACTCCTGGGCCAAACCCGAGCCTCCGCGGTTCGCCGAGCTCCCGAATTCCGGCGGCGTTAAGGCCTTGGATCTCCGCATTGGCGACGGGGAAGTTCCCTTTGATGGCGATGAG GTTGCAATTCATTACTATGGGAGACTTGCTGCAAAACAAGGGTGGCGTTTTGACTCTACTTATGATCACAAAGACGAAACTGGTGAACCAGTTCCATTTTGTTTCATCCTTGGTTCAGGCAAA GTTATAGCAGGAATTGAAAGTGCTGTGAAATCAATGAAAGTAGGTGGTGTTCGTCGAGTTGTTATTCCACCATCTCAAGGATACCAGAATACCTCCCAAGAACCTATACCACCCAAT tTCTTTGATAGGCAGAGGCTCTTTACAACGATCTTCAATCCAACCCGTCTTGCCAATGGAGAGGGCTCAACATTGGGTACTCTCATATTTGATATTGAATTGGTCAGCTTGAGACACCAGTAA